A single genomic interval of Rosistilla ulvae harbors:
- the tnpA gene encoding IS200/IS605 family transposase, with protein MSTYASLHCHIVFSTKNRKPMIAPNWEVRMHEYLGGTLAGLGAFPQGIGGVEDHVHLLVGFKPIHRIADLMRELKKESSKWVHQEFGVEAFAWQEGYGAFSVSATARKDVQKYIASQREHHRKQSFRNELIFMLERAGVEYDPQYLE; from the coding sequence ATGTCGACCTATGCCAGCCTTCACTGCCACATCGTCTTCAGCACGAAAAACCGGAAACCGATGATCGCCCCCAACTGGGAGGTTCGAATGCATGAATACCTCGGAGGCACTCTGGCTGGCCTGGGCGCCTTCCCGCAAGGGATAGGCGGCGTGGAAGACCATGTTCACCTGCTGGTTGGATTTAAGCCGATCCATCGCATCGCCGACCTGATGCGCGAACTGAAAAAGGAATCGTCGAAGTGGGTCCACCAAGAATTTGGAGTGGAAGCGTTTGCCTGGCAAGAAGGATACGGAGCCTTTTCCGTGAGCGCGACCGCGCGAAAGGATGTGCAGAAATACATCGCAAGTCAGCGCGAACATCATCGCAAGCAAAGTTTCCGCAACGAGTTGATCTTCATGTTAGAACGGGCAGGAGTTGAATATGATCCTCAATATTTGGAGTAG